One genomic region from Cellulomonas fengjieae encodes:
- a CDS encoding TetR/AcrR family transcriptional regulator: MEDVARPAAPERRVRQPRQATAERRAEILRAAANTFGSKGYKNGSLAEVAEQVGITHAGVLHHFGSKEQLLVEVLEYRDKEDVRDLEGQHIPDGIALFRHLVRTARKNVERRGIVQGYSVLTGESVTENHPARGWVTHRFQVLRAEIAAAIVAVGPDVPRETAESAASAIIGVMDGLQVQWLLDDDVDLPTSTQFAIEAILAAALLGADRPRPLD, from the coding sequence ATGGAAGACGTCGCCCGTCCCGCCGCGCCCGAGCGCCGCGTGCGGCAGCCGCGCCAGGCCACGGCCGAGCGGCGGGCGGAGATCCTGCGGGCCGCCGCGAACACGTTCGGCTCCAAGGGGTACAAGAACGGCTCCCTGGCCGAGGTCGCCGAGCAGGTCGGCATCACGCACGCCGGCGTCCTGCACCACTTCGGGTCCAAGGAGCAGCTGCTCGTCGAGGTCCTCGAGTACCGCGACAAGGAGGACGTCCGCGACCTCGAGGGTCAGCACATCCCCGACGGCATCGCGCTCTTCCGCCACCTCGTGCGCACGGCGCGCAAGAACGTCGAGCGCCGCGGGATCGTGCAGGGCTACTCGGTCCTCACCGGCGAGTCCGTGACCGAGAACCACCCCGCCCGCGGCTGGGTCACCCACCGCTTCCAGGTGCTGCGCGCGGAGATCGCCGCCGCCATCGTCGCCGTCGGCCCGGACGTGCCCCGGGAGACCGCGGAGTCCGCCGCCAGCGCGATCATCGGCGTGATGGACGGGCTCCAGGTGCAGTGGCTGCTCGACGACGACGTCGACCTGCCGACGTCCACCCAGTTCGCCATCGAGGCGATCCTGGCCGCCGCCCTGCTCGGCGCCGACCGGCCCCGCCCGCTGGACTGA
- a CDS encoding ABC transporter permease, with product MSTVAAPSNELAGTGALVRAALRADRWRTVVWAVAVAGLTQVSVASLAELYVTPESRAGRAQLISSPAATALAGPGYGLDDYTVGAMTANELGLWVMLPVAIMALLTVTRHLRAAEESGRLELVRSGPVGRDAPVVAGLVAATVATLVVGGLTFVALLAAGLDVVGSLALAGGIVMVGLVFAGVCAVTCQLTAHARTASSLAMAVLGVAFLLRAVGDVRGPEGTSALTWLSPFGWAQATRAYVDERFWPLAIGVVVAGALVVLAFWLVGRRDLGTGLLAERLGRPRASARLTGMVALTVRRQLGAILSWGLGIVVMGAFIGLLAGELVDFIAEETQVVELFPTGPNGAAASAFALYMVVLAVATGAYVASSVGAARAEETAARGAIVLSGPVSRVRWLGSQVAVGAAAAVVILVLTGLVMGLTAATSMGDAYVGKLVGAAAVTLPAVGVVLGVAVVVMGAAPRAFGLVWAYVAYVGVVGLFAELLPDGSDVLSPFAYTPRLPAEAMDWPPVLGLTAVAVALLALGLGAFRRRDVVG from the coding sequence ATGAGCACCGTCGCCGCGCCGTCGAACGAGCTCGCCGGGACCGGCGCGCTGGTCCGGGCCGCCCTGCGCGCCGACCGGTGGCGGACCGTCGTCTGGGCAGTCGCGGTCGCAGGGCTCACCCAGGTCTCGGTCGCCTCGCTCGCCGAGCTCTACGTGACCCCCGAGTCGCGCGCCGGCCGCGCCCAGCTGATCTCCTCGCCCGCCGCGACCGCGCTCGCCGGACCGGGGTACGGCCTGGACGACTACACCGTGGGCGCGATGACGGCCAACGAGCTGGGCCTGTGGGTCATGCTCCCGGTCGCGATCATGGCGCTGCTCACCGTGACCCGGCACCTGCGTGCCGCGGAGGAGAGCGGTCGGCTCGAGCTCGTGCGGTCGGGTCCGGTGGGCCGGGACGCCCCCGTGGTCGCCGGGCTCGTCGCCGCCACGGTGGCGACGCTCGTGGTCGGCGGGCTCACCTTCGTCGCGCTGCTCGCCGCCGGGCTCGACGTCGTCGGCTCGCTCGCGCTCGCGGGCGGCATCGTCATGGTCGGGCTGGTGTTCGCCGGCGTCTGCGCGGTCACCTGCCAGCTGACGGCGCACGCCCGCACCGCCAGCTCGCTGGCGATGGCGGTGCTGGGCGTCGCGTTCCTGCTGCGGGCGGTCGGGGACGTCCGGGGTCCCGAGGGGACGAGCGCGCTGACGTGGCTGTCCCCGTTCGGCTGGGCCCAGGCCACGCGCGCCTACGTCGACGAGAGGTTCTGGCCGCTCGCGATCGGCGTCGTGGTCGCGGGTGCCCTGGTGGTGCTGGCCTTCTGGCTGGTGGGCCGGCGTGACCTGGGCACGGGTCTGCTCGCGGAGCGGCTGGGCCGGCCGCGGGCGTCCGCGCGGCTCACGGGGATGGTCGCGCTGACCGTGCGCCGCCAGCTCGGCGCCATCCTGTCCTGGGGCCTCGGGATCGTCGTGATGGGCGCCTTCATCGGTCTGCTGGCGGGCGAGCTGGTGGACTTCATCGCCGAGGAGACGCAGGTCGTTGAGCTCTTCCCGACGGGTCCGAACGGCGCCGCGGCGTCGGCCTTCGCGCTCTACATGGTGGTCCTCGCCGTCGCGACCGGTGCGTACGTCGCGTCGTCGGTGGGCGCCGCGCGGGCCGAGGAGACGGCCGCCCGGGGCGCGATCGTGCTGTCCGGGCCGGTCTCGCGCGTGCGGTGGCTGGGGTCCCAGGTGGCGGTGGGCGCGGCCGCGGCCGTCGTGATCCTGGTGCTGACCGGGCTGGTCATGGGGCTGACCGCCGCCACGTCGATGGGCGACGCCTACGTGGGGAAGCTGGTGGGTGCCGCGGCGGTGACGCTGCCTGCGGTCGGCGTCGTCCTCGGGGTCGCGGTCGTGGTGATGGGCGCGGCTCCCCGTGCCTTCGGGCTGGTCTGGGCGTACGTCGCCTACGTCGGGGTGGTCGGCCTGTTCGCCGAGCTGCTGCCCGACGGTTCCGACGTCCTGTCGCCGTTCGCGTACACGCCGCGGCTCCCCGCCGAGGCCATGGACTGGCCGCCGGTCCTCGGGCTCACGGCCGTCGCGGTCGCGCTGCTGGCGCTCGGGCTGGGCGCTTTCCGGCGTCGCGACGTCGTGGGATGA
- a CDS encoding ABC transporter ATP-binding protein, whose protein sequence is MTDAIVVSGLVKTFGAKRALDGFDLTVRTGEVHGFLGPNGAGKSTTIRVLLGLLRADAGDVRLLDGDPWRDAVALHRRLAYVPGEVSLWPNLSGGEAIDVLGRLRGGLDPARRDALIDRFELDPRIKGRAYSKGNRQKVALVAALAADAELLVMDEPTSGLDPLMEVVFQQVVQEAAAEGRTVLLSSHILAEVEALCRRVTIIRQGRAVQSGSLEELRSLTRTTVTAGLRDADEAERALAGVEGVHHVQRDDSRVTVDVDTAALNEVLARLTAFGVQSLTAHPPTLEDLFLREYSDELATLGLGGGSR, encoded by the coding sequence ATGACCGACGCCATCGTGGTCAGCGGGCTCGTCAAGACGTTCGGCGCCAAGCGCGCCCTCGACGGGTTCGACCTCACGGTCCGCACAGGGGAGGTGCACGGCTTCCTCGGTCCCAACGGGGCGGGCAAGTCGACCACCATCCGCGTGCTGCTCGGGCTGCTGCGCGCCGACGCGGGCGACGTGCGCCTGCTGGACGGCGACCCGTGGCGGGACGCCGTCGCGCTGCACCGCCGGCTGGCGTACGTCCCCGGTGAGGTCAGCCTGTGGCCCAACCTGTCCGGCGGTGAGGCGATCGACGTGCTCGGGCGCCTGCGCGGTGGGCTGGACCCCGCGCGGCGAGACGCTCTCATCGACCGGTTCGAGCTGGACCCCCGCATCAAGGGCCGCGCCTACTCCAAGGGCAACCGCCAGAAGGTCGCGCTCGTCGCGGCGCTCGCGGCGGACGCCGAGCTGCTGGTCATGGACGAGCCGACCAGCGGCCTCGACCCCCTGATGGAGGTGGTGTTCCAGCAGGTGGTGCAGGAGGCCGCCGCCGAGGGGCGCACCGTGCTGCTGTCGAGCCACATCCTGGCCGAGGTCGAGGCGCTGTGCCGGCGCGTGACGATCATCCGGCAGGGCCGCGCCGTGCAGAGCGGCTCCCTGGAGGAGCTGCGCAGCCTGACGCGCACCACCGTGACTGCCGGGCTGCGCGACGCCGACGAGGCGGAGCGCGCCCTGGCCGGCGTCGAGGGGGTGCACCACGTGCAGCGCGACGACAGCCGCGTGACGGTCGACGTGGACACCGCCGCGCTGAACGAGGTCCTGGCCCGGCTGACCGCCTTCGGGGTGCAGTCCCTGACCGCGCACCCCCCGACGCTGGAGGACCTGTTCCTGCGGGAGTACAGCGACGAGCTCGCGACGCTCGGGCTGGGGGGCGGGTCACGATGA
- a CDS encoding NAD(P)/FAD-dependent oxidoreductase, which yields MSEQVDVVVVGGGAAGLSAAVTLARARRSVLVVDDGTPRNSSAAGVHGVLGQEGVPPLVLLERGRAELAGYGGSVLAGPVVAARRADGGFLVTLADRTSLQARRLLVATGLADELPDVPGLRERWGHDVLHCPYCHGWEVRDQPIGVLGTSERSVHQALLFRQWSDDVVLLQHTAPDPTPQEAERLAARGVRVVPGRVVEVLVSDGRLSGVRLESGEVVARSALTVMPRFAARLDGLTGLGLTAVPHETGVGQHIASDLIGASSVPGVWVAGNATDPMAQVTSAMAAGTRAAAALNWDLISEETDGAVTAAAR from the coding sequence ATGAGCGAACAGGTGGATGTCGTGGTCGTGGGTGGCGGTGCCGCGGGGCTGAGCGCGGCCGTGACTCTGGCGCGGGCTCGCCGCTCGGTGCTGGTGGTCGACGACGGCACTCCGAGGAACTCATCCGCCGCCGGGGTGCACGGGGTGCTGGGGCAGGAGGGCGTCCCGCCCCTGGTGCTCCTGGAACGCGGCAGGGCCGAGCTGGCCGGGTACGGCGGGTCCGTGCTGGCGGGCCCGGTGGTGGCGGCGCGGCGAGCGGACGGCGGGTTCCTCGTGACCCTCGCCGACAGGACGTCCCTGCAGGCGCGACGGCTCCTCGTGGCCACCGGCCTGGCGGACGAGCTGCCCGACGTCCCCGGCCTGCGCGAGCGGTGGGGACACGACGTGCTGCACTGCCCGTACTGCCACGGTTGGGAGGTGCGCGACCAGCCGATCGGCGTGCTCGGCACCTCCGAGCGGTCGGTGCACCAGGCCCTGCTGTTCCGGCAGTGGTCCGACGACGTCGTCCTGCTCCAGCACACCGCCCCGGACCCGACGCCTCAGGAGGCCGAGCGCCTCGCCGCGCGCGGGGTGCGCGTGGTGCCCGGGCGCGTCGTGGAGGTGCTCGTGAGCGACGGGCGGCTGTCCGGCGTCCGGCTGGAGTCCGGCGAGGTGGTGGCGCGGTCCGCGCTGACGGTCATGCCGCGGTTCGCCGCGCGCCTCGACGGGCTGACCGGTCTCGGCCTGACGGCGGTGCCGCACGAGACGGGCGTCGGTCAGCACATCGCGTCCGACCTGATCGGGGCGTCGTCCGTGCCCGGCGTCTGGGTGGCCGGTAACGCGACGGACCCGATGGCGCAGGTGACCTCGGCGATGGCGGCAGGCACGAGGGCCGCCGCGGCGCTGAACTGGGACCTGATCTCCGAGGAGACGGACGGTGCGGTGACGGCCGCCGCGCGCTGA
- a CDS encoding TetR/AcrR family transcriptional regulator, with protein MRSDDLTARARIRDAAIARFSKDGFRAPVRAIADDAGVSPALVIHHFGSKDALRAECDEHILTVIREDKAAALTHLSPGETIGLLARVPEYSPLFAYVVRSLLDGGELAAHFVDGMVDDAAAYLEAGEAAGTVRPSADPHGRARQAVAAQVGLIVMAQLDAAAGRGVAPTDAPAEAMEAMFDQQMLAGLELYTHGLFTDSSYLDAYLEYKEKKP; from the coding sequence ATGCGTTCAGACGACCTCACCGCCCGGGCCCGGATCCGCGATGCCGCCATCGCGCGCTTCAGCAAGGACGGCTTCCGGGCGCCGGTGCGCGCCATCGCCGACGATGCGGGGGTCAGCCCGGCCCTGGTCATCCACCACTTCGGCTCCAAGGACGCGCTGCGCGCCGAGTGCGACGAGCACATCCTGACCGTCATCCGCGAGGACAAGGCGGCGGCCCTCACCCACCTGTCGCCCGGCGAGACCATCGGCCTGCTGGCCCGGGTGCCCGAGTACAGCCCGCTGTTCGCGTACGTGGTGCGCAGCCTGCTGGACGGCGGCGAGCTCGCGGCGCACTTCGTCGACGGCATGGTCGACGACGCCGCGGCCTATCTCGAGGCGGGCGAGGCGGCCGGGACCGTCCGGCCCTCCGCCGACCCCCACGGGCGCGCCCGGCAGGCCGTCGCGGCGCAGGTCGGCCTCATCGTCATGGCGCAGCTGGACGCGGCCGCGGGTCGCGGCGTCGCGCCCACCGATGCGCCCGCCGAGGCGATGGAGGCGATGTTCGACCAGCAGATGCTCGCCGGTCTGGAGCTCTACACGCACGGGCTGTTCACGGACAGCTCGTACCTGGATGCCTACCTGGAGTACAAGGAGAAGAAGCCATGA
- a CDS encoding sensor histidine kinase — MAATRRRWTLRRRLVAIVVVLVAVVAAAMGTISTLALRGSLLTQLDDRLAATHRRTVEGPVRQGGVDLPRGRSDDGREPADQPGPFRPGQDAGTVTAQVPRGADPTDLTPAQASHVADDGALVALDEAQTEQLLAVPTDGEARSITLPGLGRYRVMATTAPDGSTDVTGLPAASVTRTLASFVAVETVVAAFALLAAAAGGLVLVRRELRPLDRVVGTANRVTQLPLDRGEVVLAERVPAEDTDPDTEVGQVGAALNQLLGHVERALAARHESESQVRQFVADASHELRTPLASIRGYAELVRRGPDELPPGALQAMARVESESERMTALLEDMLLLARLDAGRPLGAEPVDLTGLAVDAVADAHAAGPDHHWHLDLPSQEAVVTGDEHRLRQVLANLLSNARLHTPPGTTVTVGVHRCGDQVVVQVADDGPGIPPTLRDSLFQRFTRGDASRNSATGSTGLGLAIAHAVVTAHGGTITVASDPGTTFTVTLPATAS, encoded by the coding sequence ATGGCCGCCACCCGCCGGCGGTGGACCCTGCGTCGACGGCTGGTCGCCATCGTCGTCGTGCTCGTCGCCGTCGTGGCGGCGGCCATGGGGACGATCTCCACGCTGGCGCTGCGCGGCTCCCTGCTCACCCAGCTCGACGACAGGCTCGCCGCGACCCACCGCCGCACGGTCGAGGGCCCGGTCCGGCAGGGCGGCGTGGACCTGCCCCGCGGCAGGTCCGACGACGGCCGCGAGCCCGCTGACCAGCCGGGCCCGTTCCGGCCCGGTCAGGACGCCGGGACCGTCACCGCCCAGGTGCCGCGGGGTGCCGACCCGACGGACCTCACCCCGGCGCAGGCCAGCCATGTCGCCGACGACGGCGCGCTGGTCGCGCTCGACGAGGCACAGACGGAGCAGCTGCTCGCGGTCCCGACCGACGGCGAGGCGCGTTCGATCACGCTGCCCGGACTGGGCCGGTACCGCGTGATGGCGACCACCGCCCCGGACGGCAGCACGGACGTGACCGGGCTCCCCGCGGCCTCCGTGACCCGCACCCTCGCCTCGTTCGTCGCCGTCGAGACGGTCGTCGCCGCGTTCGCGCTGCTGGCCGCGGCGGCGGGCGGCCTGGTGCTGGTGCGTCGCGAGCTGCGACCGCTGGACCGCGTGGTCGGCACGGCGAACCGGGTGACGCAGCTGCCCCTGGACCGCGGCGAGGTGGTCCTCGCCGAGCGCGTGCCCGCCGAGGACACCGATCCGGACACCGAGGTCGGTCAGGTGGGCGCCGCGCTCAACCAGCTGCTCGGGCACGTCGAGCGAGCCCTCGCCGCCCGGCACGAGTCGGAGTCGCAGGTGCGCCAGTTCGTCGCCGACGCGAGCCACGAGCTGCGCACGCCGCTCGCCTCCATCCGCGGGTACGCCGAGCTGGTCCGCCGCGGTCCGGACGAGCTGCCGCCCGGCGCGCTGCAGGCGATGGCCCGCGTCGAGTCGGAGTCGGAGCGGATGACCGCGCTGCTCGAGGACATGCTGCTGCTCGCCCGCCTGGACGCCGGCCGGCCGCTGGGGGCCGAGCCGGTGGACCTCACCGGGCTCGCCGTCGACGCCGTCGCCGACGCGCACGCCGCCGGCCCCGACCACCACTGGCACCTCGACCTGCCGTCGCAGGAGGCGGTCGTGACCGGGGACGAGCACCGCCTGCGCCAGGTGCTGGCCAACCTGTTGTCGAACGCGCGCCTGCACACGCCCCCCGGCACGACCGTGACCGTCGGCGTCCACCGCTGCGGCGACCAGGTCGTGGTGCAGGTTGCCGACGACGGCCCCGGCATCCCACCAACCCTGCGCGACAGCCTGTTCCAGCGGTTCACCCGCGGCGACGCGTCACGCAACAGCGCCACCGGCTCGACCGGCCTGGGCCTCGCGATCGCCCACGCCGTGGTCACCGCCCACGGCGGCACGATCACGGTCGCCAGCGACCCCGGCACCACGTTCACGGTCACCCTCCCCGCCACCGCGTCCTGA
- a CDS encoding response regulator transcription factor — translation MTTTATRRPEVLSRADGTPVRALVVDDEPTLAELLSTALRFEGWQVEHALTGHAAIRAATTLDPDVIILDVMLPDLSGIEVLRRVRATHPDVPVLFLTAKDAVEDRIAGLTAGGDDYVTKPFSLEEVVARLRALLRRAGAVSSRDEATLVVGDLVMDEDSHEVSRGGEDIHLTATEFELLRYFMRNPRRVLSKAQILDRVWQYDFGGQANIVELYVSYLRRKIDKGREPMLHTVRGVGYVLKPAT, via the coding sequence ATGACCACGACCGCGACCCGCCGCCCCGAGGTGCTGTCCCGAGCTGACGGCACCCCCGTCCGCGCGCTGGTGGTCGACGACGAGCCGACCCTCGCCGAGCTGCTGTCCACCGCCCTGCGCTTCGAGGGCTGGCAGGTGGAGCACGCTCTGACCGGCCACGCCGCCATCCGCGCCGCCACCACCCTGGACCCCGACGTCATCATCCTCGACGTCATGCTCCCGGACCTGTCCGGCATCGAGGTGCTGCGCCGGGTCCGGGCCACCCACCCCGACGTCCCCGTGCTCTTCCTCACCGCCAAGGACGCGGTGGAGGACCGGATCGCCGGTCTGACCGCCGGTGGGGACGACTACGTGACCAAGCCGTTCAGCCTGGAGGAGGTCGTCGCCCGCCTGCGCGCCCTGCTGCGCCGCGCCGGCGCCGTGTCCTCGCGCGACGAGGCCACCCTCGTCGTCGGCGACCTCGTCATGGACGAGGACAGCCACGAGGTGAGCCGCGGGGGCGAGGACATCCACCTCACCGCCACGGAGTTCGAGCTGCTGCGGTACTTCATGCGCAACCCGAGGCGTGTCCTGTCCAAGGCGCAGATCCTCGACCGCGTCTGGCAGTACGACTTCGGCGGCCAGGCGAACATCGTGGAGCTGTACGTGTCCTACCTGCGCCGCAAGATCGACAAGGGCCGCGAGCCGATGCTGCACACCGTGCGCGGCGTCGGGTACGTGCTCAAGCCCGCCACCTGA
- a CDS encoding phosphatase PAP2 family protein yields MSDTLPDTVRPTPDTGDRRGSVVAVSFVVAVLSFAGVFALWRVFVDTLAGQQVENAALQGALYGQTQLWRVAERVLDVVSVGFIAIVLIAAMLIAAVRRRWSLAIQVAVLMIGANLTTRVLKNWIFDRPDIGIEASYGNTLPSGHTTAAASVSVALLLVVPPRVRPWAAVLGAGYTTATGVSTLIGQWHRPSDVVAAVLVVLAWTAIASALVARAPARASTATGQLRLGGDPMAAAATMRAVLAGLVSVGVVAGAASAFALSHTWDNRADLDAKTEQVTAYLGGAAGTLTASCLAFAVMLVLRQAATSRLPRG; encoded by the coding sequence GTGAGCGACACCCTGCCTGACACCGTGCGACCGACCCCCGACACGGGGGACCGCCGGGGGTCCGTCGTCGCGGTCTCGTTCGTCGTGGCGGTCCTCTCGTTCGCGGGGGTCTTCGCGCTGTGGCGCGTGTTCGTCGACACGCTGGCCGGCCAGCAGGTGGAGAACGCGGCGCTGCAGGGTGCGCTGTACGGGCAGACGCAGCTGTGGCGCGTCGCCGAGCGCGTGCTCGACGTGGTGTCGGTCGGGTTCATCGCGATCGTCCTCATCGCCGCCATGCTGATCGCCGCGGTGCGCCGCCGCTGGTCGCTGGCCATCCAGGTCGCTGTCCTGATGATCGGCGCCAACCTCACCACCAGGGTGCTCAAGAACTGGATCTTCGACCGCCCCGACATCGGCATCGAGGCCAGCTACGGCAACACGCTGCCCAGCGGTCACACGACGGCCGCCGCGTCGGTCTCGGTCGCGCTGCTGCTCGTCGTCCCGCCCCGGGTGCGCCCGTGGGCGGCGGTGCTCGGCGCCGGCTACACGACCGCGACCGGCGTCTCGACGCTCATCGGCCAGTGGCACCGGCCGTCGGACGTGGTGGCGGCGGTGCTCGTGGTGCTCGCGTGGACCGCGATCGCCTCCGCCCTCGTCGCGCGGGCCCCCGCCCGGGCGTCGACCGCGACCGGTCAGCTCCGCCTCGGCGGGGACCCGATGGCGGCCGCGGCGACGATGCGGGCGGTGCTCGCCGGGCTCGTCTCGGTCGGAGTCGTCGCCGGCGCGGCGTCGGCGTTCGCGCTCTCGCACACGTGGGACAACCGGGCGGACCTCGATGCCAAGACCGAGCAGGTCACGGCCTATCTGGGGGGTGCGGCGGGCACGCTGACCGCGTCGTGCCTGGCGTTTGCGGTCATGCTGGTGCTGCGGCAGGCCGCAACATCGCGATTGCCTCGTGGTTGA
- a CDS encoding helix-turn-helix domain-containing protein encodes MDDVDRMMRTVGPRLRAVRRQRGLTLAQASDATGISVSTLSRLESGSRRPQLELLVPLAGLYRVPLDELVGAPATGDPRIHPRPVTEFGMTVIPLSRRSGGMLVYKMVIAPGGPHPDPELNSHEGYEWLYVIDGHLRLVLGEHDLVLPPGEAAEFDTRVPHWFGNETAEPVELLSIFGTQGERVHLRARPRSTQGSPTPGQRPDET; translated from the coding sequence ATGGACGACGTCGATCGGATGATGCGCACGGTCGGCCCACGCCTGCGGGCGGTCCGTCGGCAGCGCGGGCTCACGCTCGCGCAGGCATCGGACGCCACCGGCATCTCCGTGAGCACGCTGTCCCGCCTGGAGTCCGGTTCACGACGCCCGCAGCTGGAGCTGCTGGTGCCGCTGGCCGGCCTGTACCGCGTGCCGTTGGACGAGCTGGTCGGCGCCCCGGCCACCGGCGACCCCCGCATCCACCCGCGGCCCGTCACCGAGTTCGGCATGACGGTCATCCCCCTGTCCCGCCGGTCCGGGGGGATGCTCGTCTACAAGATGGTGATCGCGCCGGGCGGTCCCCACCCCGACCCGGAGCTCAACTCCCACGAGGGCTACGAGTGGCTGTACGTCATCGACGGCCACCTGCGCCTGGTGCTCGGCGAGCACGACCTGGTCCTGCCGCCGGGCGAGGCCGCCGAGTTCGACACCCGGGTGCCCCACTGGTTCGGCAACGAGACGGCGGAGCCGGTCGAGCTGCTCAGCATCTTCGGGACCCAGGGCGAGCGCGTGCACCTGCGCGCACGTCCGCGCAGCACACAGGGCTCCCCCACCCCCGGCCAGCGGCCCGACGAAACATAG
- a CDS encoding VOC family protein has translation MKQRTDEGVVMADLSRAFSGFSTDDVPAAKAFYSDLLGLDVTEENGMLFVHLDGHDVLIYPKGSGHTPATYTVLNFPVEDVPGTVGELRERGVQFERYEGTPAQTDDDYVLRSGGPLIAWFTDPAGNILSVVEAS, from the coding sequence ATGAAGCAGCGCACCGACGAGGGAGTGGTGATGGCGGATCTCAGCAGGGCCTTCAGCGGGTTCTCGACCGACGACGTACCGGCCGCGAAGGCGTTCTACTCGGACCTCCTCGGGCTGGACGTCACCGAGGAGAACGGGATGCTCTTCGTGCACCTCGACGGCCACGACGTGCTGATCTACCCCAAGGGCAGCGGGCACACGCCCGCGACGTACACGGTCCTCAACTTCCCCGTCGAGGACGTGCCGGGGACGGTCGGTGAGCTGCGGGAACGCGGCGTGCAGTTCGAGCGGTACGAGGGCACGCCCGCGCAGACCGACGACGACTACGTCCTGCGCAGCGGCGGTCCGCTGATCGCCTGGTTCACCGACCCCGCGGGCAACATCCTGTCCGTCGTCGAGGCCAGCTGA